From Desulfolucanica intricata, the proteins below share one genomic window:
- a CDS encoding RidA family protein: MSVEEKIKTLGLSIPQAPKPVAAYIPAVKTGDYIYTSGQLPLVEGELKYKGKLGRDLSVEEGYEAAKICALNCLGIIKSMVESLDDIEKIVKLTGFVNSSEGFTEQPKVINGASLLLAQIFGDKGTHARSAVGVSELPLGAAVEVEIIVKVK; encoded by the coding sequence ATGTCCGTTGAAGAAAAAATAAAAACACTTGGTCTAAGTATTCCGCAGGCGCCTAAGCCCGTAGCCGCATATATCCCGGCGGTAAAAACCGGTGATTACATTTATACATCCGGCCAATTACCCCTTGTGGAAGGTGAACTAAAATATAAGGGTAAACTTGGTCGTGATTTATCTGTGGAAGAAGGGTATGAGGCTGCTAAAATCTGTGCCTTGAATTGTCTCGGTATAATCAAAAGCATGGTGGAAAGTTTGGACGATATTGAAAAAATAGTTAAATTAACGGGATTTGTTAATAGCAGCGAAGGCTTTACCGAGCAGCCAAAGGTAATTAACGGGGCCTCTTTATTATTAGCCCAAATTTTCGGAGATAAAGGAACTCATGCCCGTTCGGCTGTAGGTGTAAGTGAACTCCCTTTGGGTGCGGCTGTGGAGGTAGAAATAATCGTAAAAGTTAAATAA
- a CDS encoding sodium:calcium antiporter: MLYDIALLIISLGVILAAAGFFTNGVEWLGKKLGLTEGAVGSILAAVGTAMPETIIPIIAVLFGAGEASHDIGIGAILGAPFMLSTIAFFLVGIAAYAYRRRRKEYPLLNMDAVVIRRDLGFFLVVYTMAIGASFLPREGKLVVAVFLVSSYIYFVYKTLTSGEEFGDDEQLDPLFFARHRENPGISVIVLQVSIAFLGIVIGAKFFVDGINDLSMLLGVPAFIFSLLVAPVATELPEKINSVIWIGQSKDTIAMGNLTGAMVFQSSIIPAVGILLTPWMLTPAALLSSILALTSALAAYVYVRRNGCLDSRLLVGVGGLFYLIFVGAVVSGQIK; encoded by the coding sequence ATGCTTTATGATATTGCTTTACTTATAATTAGTTTGGGAGTAATTCTTGCTGCAGCCGGTTTTTTCACAAACGGTGTGGAGTGGCTTGGTAAGAAGTTAGGACTGACCGAGGGGGCTGTGGGTAGTATTCTTGCTGCTGTGGGAACGGCTATGCCGGAGACTATTATCCCTATTATTGCGGTGCTTTTCGGTGCCGGGGAAGCTTCTCATGATATTGGTATAGGTGCTATTCTTGGCGCTCCTTTTATGCTCAGTACTATAGCCTTTTTTCTCGTAGGTATAGCAGCGTATGCGTACCGGCGCAGGCGTAAAGAATATCCTTTGTTAAATATGGATGCTGTGGTAATACGACGGGACTTAGGCTTTTTTTTAGTGGTCTATACAATGGCCATAGGGGCATCCTTTTTGCCGAGAGAAGGCAAGTTAGTTGTTGCAGTATTTCTGGTAAGTTCTTATATTTATTTTGTGTACAAGACTTTAACCAGTGGTGAAGAATTTGGGGATGATGAACAATTAGACCCGCTTTTTTTTGCCCGGCACAGAGAAAACCCGGGGATTTCAGTAATAGTTTTGCAGGTTTCGATAGCTTTCCTGGGTATAGTTATCGGAGCTAAGTTTTTTGTGGACGGAATAAATGATTTATCGATGCTTTTGGGGGTACCTGCTTTTATTTTTTCTTTGCTGGTAGCGCCGGTGGCCACTGAACTGCCGGAAAAAATAAACAGTGTGATTTGGATAGGACAGAGTAAAGATACCATCGCTATGGGTAACTTAACCGGAGCTATGGTGTTTCAGAGTTCAATAATTCCCGCCGTCGGAATTTTACTAACCCCGTGGATGTTAACACCCGCGGCACTGCTCAGCTCAATTTTAGCCCTTACCTCTGCACTGGCTGCTTATGTATATGTTCGTAGAAATGGTTGTTTGGATAGCCGCCTGTTGGTAGGTGTTGGGGGACTGTTTTACTTGATTTTTGTTGGGGCAGTTGTAAGCGGTCAAATAAAGTAG
- a CDS encoding bifunctional folylpolyglutamate synthase/dihydrofolate synthase has translation MEYREAMDYLQNLTKFGFNFGLGRIEELLRRLGNPHTKLKVIHIGGTNGKGSTTAMLASILEEAGYRVGMFTSPHLHSYTERFRINGKQIKTGRIAQLITRLRPYLDAMVEEGFEHPTEFEVCTAMAFLYFAEEEVDLLLLEVGLGGAIDSTNVVTPLVSVLTNIAMDHMDYLGNSIKEITAVKAGIIKPGIPVVTSAGNPEALEVIQEVCRKNNSALTVIGQQVTPQQLNFSIEGQHFLIDSQNNTYTDLTLPLLGRHQLTNAAVAVAVIEILNQQGYNIPEETVRKGLAGTGWAARLEIMHQNPTILVDGAHNLDGVKSLRQALLDYFPEKKIILVLGMLGDKERSKVVAELAPLADSAVITKPNSPRAGDWELLAEEARQYVQKVQVIENISEAVDAALAWAEPEDLVCITGSLYMVAEAREHLLKIYK, from the coding sequence GTGGAATACCGGGAAGCCATGGACTACCTACAAAACCTCACTAAGTTTGGGTTCAACTTCGGCCTGGGACGGATTGAAGAATTATTAAGACGTCTGGGGAATCCCCACACAAAACTTAAAGTGATCCACATCGGCGGCACGAACGGTAAGGGTTCTACAACGGCCATGCTGGCCAGTATACTCGAAGAAGCCGGCTACCGTGTAGGTATGTTTACTTCACCGCATCTGCACTCATATACTGAGCGCTTTAGAATTAACGGAAAACAAATTAAAACCGGAAGAATTGCACAACTGATTACCCGCCTGCGACCTTACTTAGACGCCATGGTTGAAGAAGGGTTTGAACACCCTACGGAGTTTGAAGTTTGTACAGCTATGGCCTTTCTTTATTTTGCTGAGGAAGAAGTTGACCTGCTCTTACTGGAAGTAGGTCTGGGCGGAGCAATAGATTCTACTAACGTGGTTACTCCACTTGTTTCGGTACTTACAAATATAGCTATGGATCATATGGACTACCTGGGTAATTCGATTAAAGAAATTACAGCTGTTAAAGCGGGTATCATTAAACCAGGCATTCCCGTTGTAACCTCGGCAGGCAACCCGGAGGCATTAGAAGTAATTCAGGAGGTTTGCCGGAAAAACAATTCAGCATTGACTGTTATCGGACAGCAGGTTACACCGCAACAGCTAAATTTTTCTATCGAAGGTCAACATTTTTTAATTGACAGCCAAAACAATACTTATACAGATTTAACTTTACCCCTGCTGGGACGGCACCAGTTAACTAATGCCGCTGTAGCAGTGGCAGTAATAGAAATTTTAAACCAACAGGGCTATAACATACCTGAAGAAACTGTCCGCAAGGGCCTGGCAGGTACCGGCTGGGCAGCCCGCCTGGAAATAATGCACCAAAACCCCACTATACTGGTTGACGGTGCTCATAATCTGGACGGAGTAAAAAGTTTACGGCAGGCCCTGCTGGATTATTTCCCCGAAAAGAAAATTATTTTGGTTCTTGGCATGCTGGGAGACAAAGAGCGCTCTAAAGTTGTGGCTGAACTTGCCCCGCTGGCTGATTCGGCAGTCATTACTAAACCCAACAGTCCCCGGGCGGGAGACTGGGAGCTTCTGGCTGAGGAAGCCAGACAGTATGTACAAAAGGTTCAGGTAATTGAAAATATTTCCGAAGCGGTTGATGCGGCCTTAGCCTGGGCTGAGCCTGAGGATTTGGTTTGTATTACCGGTTCTTTGTATATGGTAGCAGAAGCCCGGGAACACTTGCTTAAAATTTATAAATAG
- a CDS encoding valine--tRNA ligase, translating into MTKADIPTTYNPREVEDKWYQYWEENHLFHAEVNPKQKPFCIVMPPPNVTGQLHMGHALDNTLQDILIRFRRMQGYNTLWVPGTDHAGIATQARVEEQLSKEGLNKYDLGREKFLERVWAWKEQYGGRITHQLRRLGSSCDWDRERFTMDDGCSAAVREVFIRLYEKGLIYRGNYITNWCPKCHTTISDIEVEHLDKPGQLYHIKYPVKDGEEYMIVATTRPETMLGDVAVAVHPEDERYQDLIGKTLILPLVNREMPVIADEYVDPSFGTGVVKITPAHDPNDFEVGQRHNLPSVQVINKDGVMNEAAGSYRGLDRWECRKKIIKDLHTQGYLVKTDDHEHAVGHCYRCNTVIEPMLSKQWFVRMKPLAEPAIEAVKDGRINFIPERFTKIYLNWMENIRDWCISRQLWWGHRIPVWYCQDCDEAIASKEPVTRCSKCGSHNLEQDPDVLDTWFSSALWPFSTLGWPEKTPELEHFYPTSVLVTGRDIIFFWVARMIFSSLAFMEEVPFKEVFIHGLVLDALGRKMSKSLGNGVDPIDVIESHGADSLRFMLITGNTPGNDLRFHFERLDGARNFANKLWNASRFSLMNLTDYNPRVAVNPGDYSLADRWIISRFQYAARGVTKNLEAYELGEAARSLYEFIWGEFCDWYIELVKPRVYGKEGERARAAAQHVLASVLKGTLELLHPFMPFITEEIWHHLPHEGKTIMYASWPSYNQELVDTEAEKQMEVLMEVTKEIRHIRSEMNVPPSKQAEAVLLVEDAGVQEILNKGAHYIENLARCKVQIVNNLKEELGQAAHAVTHGVEIYVPLKGLIDIDKEIARLEKELKTVSKDLAKVQGKLKNPGFLAKAPADVIEKERGKEAELSAKEKALTERLAVLK; encoded by the coding sequence TTGACTAAAGCAGATATCCCCACCACTTATAACCCCCGTGAAGTAGAGGATAAGTGGTATCAATACTGGGAAGAAAATCATCTTTTTCATGCAGAAGTAAATCCAAAACAAAAACCTTTTTGCATTGTTATGCCGCCGCCGAATGTTACCGGGCAACTCCATATGGGACATGCCCTGGACAATACTCTGCAAGATATTTTAATTCGTTTTCGCCGCATGCAGGGCTACAACACTTTATGGGTTCCCGGTACCGATCATGCAGGTATAGCTACTCAGGCCCGGGTGGAAGAACAGCTGTCCAAAGAGGGCTTAAATAAATATGACCTGGGCCGGGAAAAGTTCCTGGAGCGGGTATGGGCCTGGAAAGAGCAGTACGGCGGGCGAATTACTCACCAGCTCAGGCGCCTTGGCTCTTCCTGTGACTGGGACCGGGAGCGCTTTACCATGGATGACGGCTGTTCTGCGGCTGTGCGCGAAGTTTTTATTCGACTCTACGAAAAGGGTTTAATCTATCGTGGTAACTATATCACTAACTGGTGTCCGAAATGCCACACTACAATTTCGGATATTGAGGTGGAGCACCTGGACAAGCCCGGGCAGCTTTATCACATAAAATATCCGGTTAAGGACGGCGAGGAATATATGATTGTAGCCACCACCCGCCCGGAAACCATGCTGGGTGACGTGGCTGTGGCAGTACACCCGGAAGACGAGCGCTACCAAGACTTGATCGGCAAAACACTGATTTTGCCCCTGGTAAACCGGGAAATGCCGGTTATTGCCGATGAATATGTGGATCCTTCCTTTGGTACCGGGGTGGTTAAGATTACCCCTGCTCATGACCCCAATGACTTTGAAGTAGGGCAGCGGCACAACCTGCCTTCAGTGCAGGTTATTAATAAGGACGGTGTGATGAATGAAGCAGCGGGTAGCTACCGGGGACTGGATCGTTGGGAATGCCGCAAAAAAATTATTAAAGATCTCCATACTCAGGGCTACCTGGTAAAAACCGATGACCATGAGCATGCAGTGGGACACTGCTACCGCTGTAATACCGTTATTGAGCCCATGCTTTCCAAGCAGTGGTTCGTGCGTATGAAACCCCTGGCTGAACCGGCCATCGAGGCGGTCAAAGACGGCCGTATTAATTTCATTCCTGAGCGGTTTACTAAGATTTACTTGAATTGGATGGAAAATATCCGGGATTGGTGTATTTCCCGGCAGTTATGGTGGGGCCACCGGATACCGGTCTGGTACTGTCAGGATTGTGATGAGGCAATTGCTTCAAAAGAACCTGTAACCCGGTGTTCCAAGTGCGGCAGCCATAACTTAGAACAGGATCCGGATGTTCTGGATACCTGGTTCTCTTCAGCTTTATGGCCTTTTTCTACCTTAGGGTGGCCTGAAAAGACACCGGAATTGGAGCATTTCTACCCCACCTCAGTATTGGTTACCGGACGGGATATTATTTTCTTCTGGGTGGCCCGGATGATTTTTTCCAGTCTGGCCTTTATGGAAGAGGTTCCTTTCAAAGAGGTGTTCATCCATGGCCTCGTTTTAGATGCCCTGGGCAGAAAGATGAGTAAGTCTTTGGGTAACGGGGTTGACCCCATAGATGTGATTGAAAGTCACGGTGCGGACAGCCTGCGTTTTATGCTGATCACCGGCAACACTCCCGGGAACGATCTGCGCTTCCATTTTGAAAGGCTGGACGGGGCCCGGAACTTTGCCAATAAATTATGGAATGCCTCCCGGTTTTCTTTAATGAACCTGACCGATTATAATCCCCGGGTGGCTGTAAATCCGGGTGACTACAGCCTGGCTGACCGCTGGATTATCAGCCGCTTCCAATATGCCGCCCGTGGGGTAACCAAAAATTTGGAGGCCTATGAATTGGGCGAGGCCGCCCGTTCCCTTTATGAATTTATTTGGGGCGAGTTTTGCGACTGGTACATTGAACTGGTTAAACCGAGGGTTTATGGCAAGGAGGGAGAAAGAGCCCGCGCTGCTGCTCAGCACGTATTGGCATCCGTGTTAAAAGGGACTCTGGAACTTTTGCATCCTTTTATGCCCTTCATTACTGAGGAAATTTGGCATCACCTGCCGCATGAGGGAAAAACCATCATGTATGCTTCCTGGCCGTCCTATAACCAGGAGTTGGTGGACACTGAGGCTGAAAAACAGATGGAAGTATTAATGGAAGTTACTAAGGAAATTCGTCATATTCGCAGTGAGATGAATGTTCCTCCGTCCAAACAGGCTGAGGCAGTATTGTTGGTAGAAGACGCCGGTGTGCAGGAGATATTAAACAAGGGTGCTCACTACATTGAAAACCTGGCCCGCTGTAAGGTGCAAATAGTAAATAATCTTAAAGAAGAACTTGGCCAGGCCGCCCATGCGGTAACCCATGGCGTAGAAATATATGTACCGTTAAAAGGCTTAATTGATATTGACAAAGAAATTGCCCGATTAGAAAAAGAGCTAAAGACTGTCAGCAAAGATTTAGCAAAGGTACAGGGGAAATTAAAAAATCCCGGCTTTTTAGCCAAGGCTCCGGCAGATGTGATTGAAAAAGAGCGGGGTAAAGAGGCTGAGCTTTCCGCTAAGGAGAAAGCTCTAACCGAGAGATTAGCGGTGCTCAAGTAA
- a CDS encoding TIGR04086 family membrane protein, protein MKRLTFFRWSGQGRWGRQGLNLGAVLIGMVWTLSVTVAIAMAVGLWVIFSSGESFYLSGIISAVTLLSTAIGGGISGRLAGNLGWMHGILVGIIYSILLLILAVLASPQALAFMPVAVKVFFLLLSGTLGGVLGVNIPGHRRIYRRLPY, encoded by the coding sequence ATGAAGCGTTTAACCTTTTTTCGCTGGTCGGGGCAGGGCCGTTGGGGTAGACAAGGGCTTAACCTCGGAGCGGTATTAATCGGTATGGTCTGGACCCTGTCTGTGACTGTAGCCATAGCAATGGCGGTGGGTTTGTGGGTTATTTTTAGCAGTGGGGAATCCTTTTACCTGTCCGGTATAATCAGTGCGGTTACCTTACTTAGTACTGCTATAGGTGGGGGAATCAGCGGTCGCCTGGCAGGTAACCTGGGATGGATGCATGGAATTTTAGTAGGTATTATTTATTCAATTTTGCTTTTAATATTAGCTGTGCTGGCAAGTCCCCAGGCTTTGGCCTTTATGCCGGTGGCTGTAAAAGTCTTTTTTCTTCTTTTGTCGGGAACCCTGGGAGGAGTTTTAGGTGTCAATATACCCGGACACCGCCGAATTTATCGTCGTCTTCCTTATTAA
- a CDS encoding ABC transporter substrate-binding protein, producing the protein MRFNFKWPILIILILVFSLSTVFYFYGQGKKQKTVSKDSIMVLESSRSLCYLPQYIAMEKGFFKEQNLDVELKTAPTPEAVTAAFKNQNPAFILCGMEAAVNYSSDSSTGPAAIAALTARENSFVLGRKDHKGFSWNDVKGKSIIVDGPDTLQNMVLENILRQKDIGPNYQVNIIQNLPNNLQRGVFKSGTATFIVMTEPEATMLENAGEGKVVASLGVEGGEIPAAVLLSNQHFLKSHPGAAQKYTNAIYKARLWMNHHNTKETIKLIEDYFPEVEPDTLITAIERYKAQRTWAQTPVISKTEYDRLLKIMADSGELVKPKNYEELVNNQFAEKAIKNVTYRPPEKKEKKKFPFSLWDK; encoded by the coding sequence TTGCGTTTTAATTTTAAATGGCCAATACTAATAATTTTAATTCTGGTTTTTTCTCTGTCAACAGTATTCTATTTTTACGGTCAGGGTAAAAAGCAGAAAACAGTATCCAAAGATTCAATTATGGTACTGGAGTCTTCACGTTCATTATGCTATCTACCTCAATATATTGCCATGGAAAAAGGTTTTTTCAAAGAACAAAATTTAGATGTGGAGCTAAAAACCGCTCCTACACCGGAAGCTGTTACCGCTGCCTTTAAAAATCAAAATCCGGCCTTTATACTATGTGGAATGGAGGCAGCAGTTAATTACTCCTCCGACTCTTCCACCGGCCCGGCAGCTATTGCAGCACTGACTGCCCGGGAAAATTCTTTTGTTCTTGGACGAAAGGATCATAAGGGGTTTTCCTGGAATGATGTTAAAGGCAAATCAATCATCGTAGACGGCCCGGATACACTGCAAAATATGGTTTTGGAAAACATTTTAAGACAAAAAGATATTGGCCCCAACTATCAGGTAAATATCATTCAAAACCTCCCCAATAATTTACAACGAGGGGTTTTTAAGTCCGGGACAGCCACTTTTATTGTCATGACTGAACCGGAAGCCACAATGCTCGAAAATGCGGGCGAAGGTAAAGTAGTGGCCTCTTTGGGAGTTGAGGGTGGGGAAATTCCGGCTGCTGTACTTCTCAGCAACCAACATTTTTTAAAATCTCACCCGGGAGCAGCACAAAAATATACCAATGCTATTTATAAGGCCCGGCTGTGGATGAACCATCACAACACAAAAGAGACAATTAAACTAATAGAAGATTATTTTCCGGAAGTAGAGCCTGATACTTTGATTACCGCTATAGAACGGTACAAAGCCCAAAGGACCTGGGCTCAAACACCGGTAATCTCCAAAACAGAATACGATAGGTTACTAAAAATCATGGCTGACTCCGGGGAATTAGTAAAACCTAAAAATTATGAAGAACTAGTGAATAATCAATTTGCCGAAAAAGCAATAAAGAATGTGACCTACCGGCCGCCGGAAAAGAAAGAGAAAAAGAAATTTCCTTTTAGTTTATGGGATAAATAA